Genomic DNA from Gimesia aquarii:
CTTCAGCAGCGTTTTGAGCACTTAGCGGGTAAGCAGAAGCTTTTGAAAAATGATAGTCAAGACTGTTCATGCTAGAAGAATACTTTGTGTAATCTACCTGAAGACGTTTTATCTTCGAAGCCAAACGCTTTGCCTCACGGATTTCATCGCGTAACAGCAAACCATCACCAGCCAAACCACTCATGGCCATGGCCTGTGATTCCATTCCTGTAACTATTCCATCAACAACATCTAGTAAATTGAACGCAATTTTAATGTATTTACCAAATCGAATAATTCTCGAGTCGCGTCTAATTTGGCGAAGTGAATCATCCGCGGCCCCCATCAAAGCTCGTTGTGGTTCATCCGGCTTAACTGCATTAGTTCTTCCAGTAATTGGAATTGGTTTTCTCTTTCTCTTTTGGACGTGGAGATGGATCTTATCTCCAGCAAACTTTTCAAGATGTATCCATTTTGGATATGGCGGTATCAGTGCATGCTTATTAACACCTTCAGATTCAAAGTAGATCCAGATTGCATTTGCCCACTCCGGCTTACCAACTTTTTTATATACTTCCCTATGCGCGATCCAGACATCAGTCGGCGAATAAGCAACCTCCTGTCCGTGTGGAATCAAGTCTCTGATGAGTGAGGTTACTGAATTGGGATCAATCCGATGAACGGGCCCCACATACCCGGGAGGAACCTCTTTGCTAGATTTGATGAGTGGTACGGAAGGGATAAAGTCGGGATCAGAAACATCAATTACAAATAAAAACCTTTTCTCAAGAAGGTGATGAGCCTCAAGATACCGGGATGCTCCTTGATCCTTGATTGCTCTTCTCAAATCAATGTATGGTGGGAAGTCAATAATTTCGGATGAATCGGCTTTTCGTTGATTTTTTAGATGTACTCCATCAAGATGCTTTGCCAATTTCTTATGATCGCTGTAGATCACTGATTCTTGTCCTGAAATTGATTGCTGTGTTGACTTTTCATTTTTCGCTCTGTCAGAAAGAGATTTCGCTGAGGCTCTTATCAATTCGACTTTATCCTTTGGTGTACCGTTACTTTCAATTTCCCTGAATACGTTTTCATTGAGTTGAGTCGGCTCACTCGCGACGACAACTCGACGTTGCGAATCATAATACAAATGATGCGTTTCACCATTGGTATCCTTAAATTCCTCTTTCGCATCCCACCAGTTAGCAACCTGCTGTGCGCCAGATTTAATACCGCCCCAAACTTTTTTCCCAAATGCAATCAGCTTTTCAACCACAAACTCTATCACCTTGTCAATCGGCTGGCGTAGTTTTGAAACGACAGACTTGATTTTGTCTCCGATGTCACCCAGCCCGACTAAACGGGCGAGGAAGGCAATGATAAGCGGGATCGAATTAGCCATTGCTTGTTCGATCCACTCGGCTGCGGCACCAACCATTCCTTTGGCCATGCGCGTGAAGCTGGAAGTAATCGATTTAACCCAGACGAAGATCTCCTTGATCCGCTCAATGAAGAACATAATTGTGTTGTACATCATCAAGACGGCTTGAACAAAAGCACCAACGGGCGTAAACATCGAAGCCAGTTTGTTTGCCGCCTTCATAATCAATTGTGTAATTAACCATTCGGAGACGGCATCAATAATCTTCTGCTTAACCTCAGCCACTTTGTCTTTGATCCATTCCCAGATGATACCCGGGCCTTCTGTAAATAGTGACTTGACCTTTTCCATCACATCTTCAACGACCGCAACATTGCGCTCCCCAACCATCTCGACCACTTTCCCGCGAATATACTGGTAAGTGAATCCAAGTATCTCCAGCAGCAGGTTAAACACAGACTTCAGCGTAAAAGTCTTGGGAAGTGTAATCCCGCCAGCGGCAAAGGCGCCAAATATCCAGCCCGTAATCCCGCCAACGAAATGTTGCCGAAAATTCGACATGAATCGATTCATGCCCTGCCCAACTGAGTGGATCAAACTCTTTAAGAAACGGGCCGGTTGCTTGATAATGTCCATAAACGCATCACGCGCATCGGACAGGATGGATAAGAATTCTTCGCCCGGAATGCCAACTGCTTTACATGCTGCCAGGAAGAGAATTTTTGCTGCATCAAGAAATTCGCCATTCAGTATGGCGCTGACGATCTGAATTTGGGTCACGATTACGAGTTCAAACAAATCCATAATCTTGGTAACCACTGATTGAACTCGGTCGATTAAGGCAACGACTGTGTCTTCAAGTCTTTTGGCAATCGCACTGATAACTTCGACAGCGTTTTCGACCACGATGTCAATGGCTGCATTGACCTTGGCGCGCAGTTTCGGAAACGCAATCAACAAGGTGGCAACTAATTTTTTCAAACCTGATGCAAATGTCTGAATCATTCCCACAACGACGTCACGGAGACGATTGATAATACCGACTGCAACCTTTTTGGCTGTATCGAGAACCCGAGTGACCACTTTTTTCGCCTCGCTGAAGACTTTCTTGACTGCCTTGACGAGTGCGTCTTTCCATCGACTGACAGCACGCTTCACCGATGAAACGATTCGCCCCAAGAGATTCTTCTTCTCTTTCGGTCTGTTCTTTTCGCGTTCACGTTTCTCATACTCCGCCTTTTCTTCGGCATTCTTCCTTTCCTGCTCTGCTTCTTCTTTTGCTTTATCGATTGTCCGATTCGCACGGCCTTGTTCTTCAGTGATCTTGCCAGCGATCTCAGCCTGATGTGATTGATATCGGTGTGCAACTTCTGTGTTGAACTGCGCAAGTTGCTCCTGTTGCTCGGCGACTCCCTTCTCTTTTTCGGCCTGGACTTCGGCCTGACCTTCAGCGATTGCTTGCTGCTGGTCAGCCCGTGCTTGAGCAGTAGCCACATCTGCTTCAGCTTGGGCATCCATGAAGGCTTGATTACACTCTGTGTCTCTTTGCTCAGCAGCCGCCTCTACCTGATTTCGGGGTTCCGCCAAGGCCGCATTGAGCAATGGGGCAAAGTCGGCATCGGCAATCGCTCGTATATCGCTACCTACGTCTGTATCAAAATACTCAAACATCTCGGCAGATTGTTCGGTCGGCTGAGTGGTACTCGATTCTGCAATTTCAATTCTCTCTTGCCGGTCGACAGAAACGGGGATAATGCGACCGGCAGACGTGTTCGCATTGATTTCTTCCGCGACTTGTTGTGCCGCTTGATTGGCGGTTTGATTTGCCGAATTCGTGACATGGCCCATTCGACTGGTATCGGCTTCACCATCTGCACGAAATAGTGGCTTTGTACCGGGATCGATTCCCACATTGTCACCTTCTGGTTGTGCGGGAACGGTAGTCTCGGCATCTGTCATTGACTCCGCTTTTTCCGGTGGTGGTAATACAACTTCTTCAGCACCCGGCATCTCACGAAATTCAGCCGGACCAGCATTCTCCAACGCTTGTACCGCAACATCATCTTGAGGTAGATAAGCTGTCAGCGTTGGTGCTTCCTGCAAGTACTCTCGTCGATCTGACTGAAAATCCATTCCCAGCCTGTCTCCGATCGATCCCATTTTGTCAGCAATCTGAGTGGCTGAAGAGTGAACGAATTTCGCAAAAGATGATTCGCTAGATTTTGTGCTAACCGTTTGTGCTGAAATAGGCTTAGTCGCAACGACCTGATTTTCGATAGCAGTCGTTGGCAATGCTGCCTGTGTGTCGGCTACCCTGCTCCGGTTAGCGGTCTGATTTTCGGTTTCCGGTTCCGGTTCTTTCTTCGCAACTTGCCGGCCTTCTTTTTTCGAGGCAGCCCCTGAACTGCCTATAAGCGACTGCGTAGCTCGATTACCCAATCGCTGCTGCATAGCCTTCATTGCCGAGCGAGGTTTTTCGGCACGACGTTTTGGTAACGCAGAGCCTTTAGTCGGTCGACGTTGTGTCGCTGTTTTTTTCTTTTGAACCGAGCGTTTCATAAGTAGGATTCAGGTTTGACTCCTTTTTCAAGTTGATGTCCTTGAAACACTTAGACTGGGGTAGTTTGCATGTTCGCTAGCTTTTGAGCACGTCAAAAAATCGCATTTGAATCAATTCACATGCTATCAATCACCATCCGCAGGGTCCGCAATTGCTGGGTCGCCTCCATCACTCCCCCCCGGTATTTTGTTTGTTATTCTCATTACGAATTTCTTCTTTCAATTCGTCTTTTATTCTATTAAACAAATTTACATGCACTCTAGCTTCAGAGCCATCATTTGAACCAGGCATCTGAGCTTTGTAATGACGAGTCCAGTTGCCATTTTTATTTTTCAGCACCGCAAGAATGACGTAGCAATTCCCATCACCACATTTACAATTGAATTCATCATTGGAAGATTTCTTGTAAATTCCGATTTCATAGCCATCATATTCTCGAGTTGGAATCGCTTTAGGTTGATTATCATCAGGACACATTGTATTGCGTGTACCGCAATTGATCGTTGTTCGACAAAGGACTACCCAAAGGTTTATTTCTCCTCTGCTGCCTATGTCTGAAATATTGACCGATACCTCGACATCCTTGGGAACATGAATTAGATCACCTAGGCAATTGAGGGCCACCCCTTTTTTAACCTTCACGTTAATCAATTCATTCGATGTCGTTCTATTGTGAGGCTCTTCAACTTCCAATCCACACACGACACCGCATCCCAGCAGCGAACGTAAAAGTAAACGACTCAGTTCCTGCGTATAGGCAGTCTGTGCCTCAAGATCTTCATGCTGCAAGAGCATGCCAGGGCCAAACCGGGGTTTGACCAAAGTGGATTTGCCCGTCTCTCGAGTTAATGGCTCATTCATTGCAATTCTCCTTTTATTTCTGTTACATTTTTTTTCTTATTTACTATTTTAAAGCTGGAACGAAATGTCCCACCTGGTGAACCGTTCCCACTTGGAACCGTTTGGAGGCCTACCGCATTGGCATCTACTGACTGTCCGTTGCAATCGATAATGAGATCCCCATAAACCTCGATTTCAACTCGAGAGGGTACATTATCAAACGTCGAATAACTCTCTGCGTCGAATTCTTCCTTGAGCCATCTTTTGGTAATAACAATCTGAGCACTCTCTGTTAATTCTTCTTTATCACATTGATCCAGAGCGATGGTCTCAGGGTTCGGATTGATACGCACTATTGGAACCCGATGTGGTTTCCACCAACCCGTTGTGGACTCGTGAAACAGAAGGGTCATAGAAAAACAATCGGGAAGTAGACTGCTCACACGAACTCCGCGTGAAAAATTCACTGAAATATTTTTTAAAATAACTTCTTCTCCATTAATCTCAGCACCGTCCGAAATGAACGTTTTAAATTCTATTGGATTCACTTCTTTGTGATGCCATTTCGCCCAACCAATCTCACTGATCGTGGTCAGGTCACAACTGGGAATCAAATCGAACAGAAGCTCGTTGTGTTTCACTAATTGCCGTGGACTACAATCATCGAACACAAAATATTTGTTCTGTCGATTATTCTGAGGGTCTTCTTTTTCGTAGAATTTGATATATGCCAGAGGAACGGCATTTTTGTAGTCTAAGTCTATATCAATAATTCCCCCACAATGCTCCTGATACTCATTCAGGGAACCCCCTTGGTCAGATGAAAACTCCCACTTCTTCGAATGTTCACACAAACAACGAGGCGAACGGCGAATTTCGTTATCATCCAAACTATCGTCTGCCTGAGATGAATTCGTGTCACCCGTCCCTTGGCGACTCTGATCGTCATCGCACTCTTTATTTTCCATCTCGCGAAGAGAAAATCGGACCGTCTCACAGACATGATCCCACTGAGAACTACACGGTTCACAAGGATCACCTTTCACGTGATTCATCTTCACTTCTGCGTAATGCGCGCTTAAGAGCCAACGTGAAACTGTCTTCGGTTCTTTTTCAGAGAATTGTTTTTTGACTTGACTTGACAAATCAGATGAATCCGAAAATATTTCAAGAATCTTTTCTTTGACCTCACCAAGAATCTCCTTTCCTTTATTGTTCAGAAGCTTAATCTCATCATATTTGACAATACCGTGTTCAATTCTACATAGTTCGCGGCCGCATTGATCGAGCGCGAAACCTTTAGAGATATCGAACCCTTGAGCGTTGGGTTTCGAAACATCGAATCCACCCACTACTCCCCATCCATGAATTGAACGGTTAATCAATCGTCTTCGTTGCAGGTTGTAATCCTGCTCGGTTTGGAGGGCCGCGGGCGTTAGTCGCTTGCCCTGAAAATAACGGTTTCTAAGTCCGGACTCGCAAGTTGGATCAGAACAGCACTCAGATTGATGACTCATGGTTCGTTTCTCCTTTTGTGTCAATGTAATCGTGTGTCAAGGGTGGGTCCGATGTCGGAAAGTCGTAGTTTCGCGTCGGGTAGACGAGCGTGTCCGGTTACTGCATCAGAACCAAGATGTGCATCCGGAAGCGGCTCAAGAATAAAGTCGTCGTGGATACGATCACTCTTCAATGCCTGGGGTCCAACCCAATTTAGTTCGACAGTGGTCATTACCGGTGCCATCTCCTGAAGCAAATCAAGCAACCAAGGCTCCCAGGCTATTCGTTCCTGAGCGGTAGCCGCGATATCGATTCGTATTTTCCCTAGAAAACGAAGCATCGGATCATTCGTGATCGACGAACACGGAAGTCGCATCAAGTCAACCATAGCGAACGCATCCAATTCAGAATTCCAGGGTGATGCCCCACCCAGTATCGCAGGCAAATTGGTGCCTTTGCGATTGTCAGCAGCGGTAATTGCGAAACCGAAATCGGCAATCATATCGATCACTCGAAATCGTGGTGGCTCACCAGTAATGATACTTTTGAGAAGTGCTTCAAGACTAAACCGCGTACCACGACCCTGAGCCAGAATTTCGGCTTGTGATAGTATCGCTCGTTTCTGATTGGTGTTAAGCTGATCGTGCCAGGGTAAACCAAGCCAACGGGCCACATAGTCGAGCCATTCCTCTGGTGCGGTCGTGGGATGAATGAGGCTGCCTAAAGATGCAATGTTCTGATCAATCTCTTGCGACGAGTTTTCCAAAACTCCTACGAGCGCACGGAGAAAGTTATCGGGAGAGTAAGGTTCACGTTGATATATCAAAGGCAAATGTTCCATTAACGAAATACCGGGATAGAGAACATTCATTTCATAAACAACCGGTAATTTCGCCCCAGGCGCTGCTATCAGTTCGAGACTGACCCAAAGGTATTGCTCTTTAAATGTAAACAACGGCGCGCTGAATGATTCTGGTTCTACATCAGTGTTGCTTGCTCGTCCCTGAAAGATCGTTGTGTTACGATGAAGATCGGGATCGGTATGTAGTGTTTTTACAAGATGATCAGCGAGTAAGGTGTTATTCCTGGTGATGCTCAAAATTCGTTCCCGTGTTTTATCATCATCAGTCGCAGCGACAGTGATTTTCAGGGTTGAACCTTGCGGTAATTCGGCTTTGAACTCAGCACGAAGCCAAGGTGGCCCCCCCTCAAGAGGAGTCGACCGTAACATCGGTGTGAGTGCGTAAGCACGAACTTCGGCACTACTGAGCGGAACAATATTCGTCTGTCTGTATCGCTGAAGTCCACTTGAGCCGGCAACGAGCAAACTGCTGCATCCACCTGTTACTCCTTGTATTTGTATGGGCGCATCGCTCCGATCAACAATTACCTCACTTAAAATGCCGCCATCTGGATCGAGTACGAGAACAGCAGCAATTTTATCTGAAATGTCATCATAGATCCCACTCAGCAGAAGTTTCGAATGACGGAAATCGCACCCCAATTGTAGATCGCGGAAACTCGGACGTATCGCTCCAACCGGCATACTACGGATTACATCACCGCCCTCTTCAGCAAACCAAAGAAGAACAGGCTGTTGAGCACGAGTCAGTAAGGTGAATTGCTTCGTTTGTTTCAGATAAACGAAGGAAGTCTGTTTCAGAGAATCCAAGGAAGTGACGCGCAAAAGCCCGTTCAGTGGAATAGGCTCGCTTTTAAATCCACACCGATTAATACATTTGATCGAGCAACTATTGTTGTGTTGGATTAGAACATAGAGTGATCCTTGATCGTCCGCGGCGGCAATGTCAATAACATCCCCATCCTTAAAAGAAATCGTTGTGAATTGTGTCAGCGAATCACTTTCAAAACATTGAACTGAATTTTTACCCTTTCGTACCCAGAGCAAATCAGCAGTCGCCACCATTCGCTCAGCAGTCGCAATCGCAGATGGACTGGGGAATGACTCTGCTTCCCCTCCTTCGGCTAGTAGTTGATGACATTGCCCGATTTCGTCGCGCCATAATGTTTCACCCGTGGATAAAATAACCGGGGCGAAAGCTCCAGGTGAAGCATATCGAGTGGGAGGCTGTCCGAATGGTGCTGTCGGACCGAACCCGTGTTCGACTGTCACCGTCTCGAGACTCGTCCCCGCAAAAACACACGCTTTCCATTGGGCTGGTGTTGAAAAATGATACTTTTTTTGATTGGTCATCGGCGTCCTCCCATCGCCGTTGGAATCACAGTAATTGTCGTTCGACGACGATTCCAGCGAGGCAAGCCGTGACTGGGAACATGAATCTTTTGATCTGGCATTTGATTCTCCCCATTCACTTGAAACAAACTCAAGTCGAGAACGCGTTTCACCCCAGCCAACGATCTCACCCAATTCATAAGATCATTTCTTGTGACTAACGCCCCTGGTTCCCTCGGTGTTGTCACTCCATCGTCGTCCAAGGCAAGACGACTGGCGAATTCTTTTACCAATTCCATTCGAAGTGACTCTGAATCGATTCCCTGTTGCGCTTCCAAGTCGACTTGAAAGAAAAAGTCAATGTAACAAGGGGCTATAACAGCAAGCCGTGTGCCTAAAGGAATTCGAGAGATCAAGCTGCAGCGGACGGCTTCAAGCCAACGTGGAGTTTCCGGAACTGTATCAGGTTCTGATTGCCCAAGGCGACTGCGCAGCGCGACTAATGTTGTCTCACCCGTTCGTGGAGCAAGTCGATGCGGGGGTGCAATCCAGGCACGCGAGACTTCTAATAAAGGAAGCGAGATCGCAGCATGAGAGATATCATTATTGGTAATGAGAGCATGGCTTTTCCGGACACGATCTCGGGCGTGTCGACGCACACTCGTTGGTGTGAGTGCATTCGCACCACCAGAGATTGGACTGTAATTCACACCATAGACACCAGAAAAACCAGTCACACACCATTTCCGATTTCGTGCGATACTACCTTGCTCGCCGTTACAAACATGATAGGTTACCATTACATGTGACTCTGCAGATGGAATTTTACCATTCACACCGTTCCCGAATGTTGCCACATCCGACTTTCGATCAAATTCGAAAAATCGATCCGTAGGTCCTTTCTCGGAAAGCCGCTCACAGCGATACCACTGCTTGACGCCAGATGGTTCTGCTATCTCGATTGCAATTGGGTCCTTGTTCATGGAATATCGCAAGCCAGGTTGTTTCAGTTCAAGTTTCCAGTCTGGCAGACCATTGGCGACATGGAGTTCACGGGAGATGCGAGTTACCTGTTCTATTGGAATCACGTTTGCCCCAACTCGAATAATTCGAGGAGGCCGAGCAAAGCCAACTTCAGAATGAAACTCAATCGTAAATGTAGTTGGTGAAATTTTCACGTTGTTAAAGTCGAGCCGAATGGCCCCGGTTCGTAACATTCCATACGTATCGTCTGAAACGACCTTGATCGGAATACGATCTTGCCCGGCAACAAGCGTTGCCTGCAACGCAGACCGAATCAAAGCAGGGACTTCAGTTTGTGATTCATCTTTCACTTGTGCAGAAGGCGCTGCTTGAACACCAATAACCCAGTGTCCGGAAGTTGTCTGTAGTGACTTGCTATCAGGCAACTTGTCTCGGCATGTAAAAGAAAGTGCAAATTTATCTCGACAACCGGCACGCTCACCAAAGGGAAAAAATGGTTGCCCACCGTACATATTCGTATTTGTATGATCAATCTTTTCACCATCGGCACAATGCGTGACCAATTGTGTCAGCCTGCCTGGCATCCAGAGTTGATCGTCGATGAGCTGAAAAGTGGTGGTTTCGAGTCCCTCGACATGGGCAATCGCATCGCGGGGAATGATCACATTCTCCGCAAACGTGTTGACGGGTGAATTGATATCATTAGGATCAGGCCAAATGAGCCCGTGCGCAGAATTTGCACCAGTATCGGTAATTCCCATCAATGCCGCGTATGCTTGCCGTTCGTCGTGACGCATTCGGGACAATGAATAGAGCTGAGCTTCGGCTGTCCAGGCTAACAGCTCCATCAGCGTAATTCCGGGGTCGTGTGCGTTGTGATCGGTCCATTCGGGAGCGAGCGCCTGCAAGCTTGCTCGGCCAATCTCCATCAAATCCTGAAAACGTCGTTGGAACAGGTTTGGAGAGAGTTTACTCATTTAGACTCCTCCACCATATCAAACTGAATTCGTACTGAGTCTTTCGCCAGTAACGCGAGTTCTGTCCCGTCTAAACCCTCTGGCCATGGTTTTTCATCGTTGTTATTAAACACCTCAACCAGATAAGCTTTAATAATACTGACCAAATTTGGTGTGTCGCGTAATGCAAAGGAGATATCACTTTCGTTTGGGTTGGCGCCGACAGGCCAACCTTCACCTTCATCACCTCCCCCAGCAGAATCGAAGTAAGTATGAAGACGCCTTTTAACCTCTCTGGCCACTT
This window encodes:
- a CDS encoding phage tail protein gives rise to the protein MTNQKKYHFSTPAQWKACVFAGTSLETVTVEHGFGPTAPFGQPPTRYASPGAFAPVILSTGETLWRDEIGQCHQLLAEGGEAESFPSPSAIATAERMVATADLLWVRKGKNSVQCFESDSLTQFTTISFKDGDVIDIAAADDQGSLYVLIQHNNSCSIKCINRCGFKSEPIPLNGLLRVTSLDSLKQTSFVYLKQTKQFTLLTRAQQPVLLWFAEEGGDVIRSMPVGAIRPSFRDLQLGCDFRHSKLLLSGIYDDISDKIAAVLVLDPDGGILSEVIVDRSDAPIQIQGVTGGCSSLLVAGSSGLQRYRQTNIVPLSSAEVRAYALTPMLRSTPLEGGPPWLRAEFKAELPQGSTLKITVAATDDDKTRERILSITRNNTLLADHLVKTLHTDPDLHRNTTIFQGRASNTDVEPESFSAPLFTFKEQYLWVSLELIAAPGAKLPVVYEMNVLYPGISLMEHLPLIYQREPYSPDNFLRALVGVLENSSQEIDQNIASLGSLIHPTTAPEEWLDYVARWLGLPWHDQLNTNQKRAILSQAEILAQGRGTRFSLEALLKSIITGEPPRFRVIDMIADFGFAITAADNRKGTNLPAILGGASPWNSELDAFAMVDLMRLPCSSITNDPMLRFLGKIRIDIAATAQERIAWEPWLLDLLQEMAPVMTTVELNWVGPQALKSDRIHDDFILEPLPDAHLGSDAVTGHARLPDAKLRLSDIGPTLDTRLH
- a CDS encoding baseplate J/gp47 family protein, whose product is MSKLSPNLFQRRFQDLMEIGRASLQALAPEWTDHNAHDPGITLMELLAWTAEAQLYSLSRMRHDERQAYAALMGITDTGANSAHGLIWPDPNDINSPVNTFAENVIIPRDAIAHVEGLETTTFQLIDDQLWMPGRLTQLVTHCADGEKIDHTNTNMYGGQPFFPFGERAGCRDKFALSFTCRDKLPDSKSLQTTSGHWVIGVQAAPSAQVKDESQTEVPALIRSALQATLVAGQDRIPIKVVSDDTYGMLRTGAIRLDFNNVKISPTTFTIEFHSEVGFARPPRIIRVGANVIPIEQVTRISRELHVANGLPDWKLELKQPGLRYSMNKDPIAIEIAEPSGVKQWYRCERLSEKGPTDRFFEFDRKSDVATFGNGVNGKIPSAESHVMVTYHVCNGEQGSIARNRKWCVTGFSGVYGVNYSPISGGANALTPTSVRRHARDRVRKSHALITNNDISHAAISLPLLEVSRAWIAPPHRLAPRTGETTLVALRSRLGQSEPDTVPETPRWLEAVRCSLISRIPLGTRLAVIAPCYIDFFFQVDLEAQQGIDSESLRMELVKEFASRLALDDDGVTTPREPGALVTRNDLMNWVRSLAGVKRVLDLSLFQVNGENQMPDQKIHVPSHGLPRWNRRRTTITVIPTAMGGRR